A single genomic interval of Penaeus vannamei isolate JL-2024 chromosome 21, ASM4276789v1, whole genome shotgun sequence harbors:
- the LOC113819994 gene encoding carbonic anhydrase-related protein 10, whose protein sequence is MSLLQYCVKDGRILENLERKNMKITAKDYDKRRQGAYKVVKTRQSTDFWGLINPDWSLCSKGRRQSPIDIDPARLLYDPNLRLLHIDKHRVSGLLENSGHSVVFTLDGGKVPLNVTGGPLSYRYQLTEAHLRYGNADLQGSEHTINGKAFPAEIQLFGFNSQLYANFSQALDKAYGIVGISLLLQIGERSNPALSQLTAGVDQIKYVGNTYTVHHLSIHDLLPDTSYYMTYEGSTTMPACHETVTWVISNKPIYITKQQLFSLRELTQAEDATKGGAPLANNFRPPQKLHHRPVRTNIDFSNAGGSCPSMHREAYYKANTWTHS, encoded by the exons ATGTCCCTGCTTCAATATTGCGTGA AGGACGGCAGAATTCTTGAGAACTTAGAAcgtaaaaacatgaaaataacagcaaaggACTATGACAAACGACGTCAAGGAGCATATAAGGTGGTAAAAACGAGGCAAA GTACCGATTTTTGGGGGCTGATCAACCCCGACTGGAGCCTCTGCAGCAAAGGTCGCCGCCAGTCACCCATTGACATTGACCCCGCAAGACTTTTGTATGACCCGAATCTGAGACTACTCCATATTGATAAGCACAGG GTATCGGGTCTCCTGGAGAACTCGGGTCACAGCGTGGTATTCACCTTGGACGGCGGGAAGGTGCCGCTGAACGTAACTGGCGGGCCGCTCTCCTACCGCTACCAGCTCACCGAAGCTCACCTCCGCTACGGCAACGCGGACCTGCAGGGCTCCGAGCACACCATCAACGGCAAAGCTTTCCCGGCGGAg ATTCAGCTCTTCGGCTTCAACTCTCAACTGTATGCCAACTTTTCCCAGGCTCTTGACAAGGCTTATGGCATAGTTGGCATCTCCCTCTTACTACAG ATTGGTGAAAGATCTAACCCCGCCCTCAGCCAACTCACAGCGGGCGTGGACCAGATCAAATATGTGG GAAACACTTACACTGTCCACCACCTCAGTATACACGACCTCCTGCCGGACACCTCCTACTACATGACCTATGAGGGATCCACCACGATGCCCGCCTGTCATGAGACTGTCACGTGGGTCATAAGCAATAAACCCATTTACATCACCAAACAGCAG CTGTTCAGTCTGAGGGAGCTAACGCAGGCCGAGGACGCCACCAAGGGAGGAGCGCCACTCGCCAACAACTTCCGTCCACCGCAAAAACTCCACCACAGACCCGTCCGCACCAACATAGACTTCTCCAACGCT